In Celeribacter indicus, a single genomic region encodes these proteins:
- a CDS encoding lytic transglycosylase domain-containing protein gives MRTWLPLSMIGFALAGPTAGPAVAQGVPTFDLRLFAERQAILEQTDRDLALQQVRLSREEELAEIERQQLASLEGLMDAMSLGAGDVAGTVAGLEAGQGAVDDVESAAASLYAPEDTNPAAARMFGDAREGIEELIIRAARDTHSLSGVGRAGLSLVQWRCLLQALIWQESRFQIGARSPVGAFGLTQIMPGTAGDLGIYPAYYDDPYLQVTGGARYLAQMLNMFDGNIIHALAAYNAGPGNVQDYGGVPPFAETQHYVVVIPQQYNSYLAAVGGIDALGTIDPVLLANASFSLSAHGAGVYGDYSLVSVRAAALRVQDIITRIGETEDLHEAIALNTYARAELARLVAIRTRIKAARTEPLSAEQIALAAAQAAERQYMDFSQEDLR, from the coding sequence ATGCGGACCTGGCTACCTCTCTCGATGATCGGCTTTGCACTGGCAGGTCCCACGGCAGGGCCAGCGGTCGCCCAAGGCGTGCCGACCTTCGATCTGCGCCTCTTCGCAGAGCGGCAGGCCATCCTTGAGCAGACCGATCGGGACCTGGCACTGCAGCAGGTCCGGCTAAGCCGCGAGGAGGAACTGGCCGAAATCGAGCGCCAGCAACTCGCCTCCCTCGAAGGGCTGATGGATGCCATGTCGCTTGGCGCTGGAGACGTGGCCGGAACCGTGGCGGGGCTCGAGGCGGGGCAGGGGGCGGTAGACGACGTCGAAAGCGCGGCCGCCAGTCTTTATGCGCCCGAGGACACCAATCCAGCGGCAGCGCGGATGTTCGGCGATGCCAGGGAGGGGATCGAGGAGCTGATCATCCGCGCAGCACGCGACACCCATAGTCTGTCCGGGGTCGGCCGCGCAGGTCTTTCGCTCGTGCAATGGCGCTGTCTCTTGCAGGCGCTGATTTGGCAGGAGAGCCGCTTCCAGATCGGGGCACGCTCACCCGTAGGGGCCTTCGGACTTACCCAGATCATGCCCGGTACCGCGGGCGATCTCGGGATCTACCCGGCCTATTACGACGATCCCTATCTGCAGGTCACCGGCGGTGCGCGATACCTCGCACAAATGCTGAACATGTTCGATGGCAACATTATCCATGCGCTCGCCGCCTATAACGCCGGTCCTGGCAATGTGCAGGATTATGGCGGTGTGCCGCCTTTCGCGGAAACCCAGCACTATGTCGTGGTGATCCCGCAGCAGTACAACAGCTACCTCGCGGCCGTGGGCGGCATCGATGCGCTCGGCACCATCGATCCTGTGCTCCTCGCCAACGCGAGTTTCAGCCTCTCGGCCCACGGCGCAGGGGTCTATGGCGACTATTCGCTGGTCTCGGTCCGTGCCGCCGCCCTGCGGGTTCAGGACATCATCACCCGCATTGGTGAGACCGAGGATCTCCACGAGGCCATCGCGCTCAACACCTATGCCCGGGCCGAACTGGCCCGGCTGGTCGCAATCCGGACCCGGATCAAGGCCGCCCGAACCGAGCCACTCAGCGCCGAGCAGATCGCCTTGGCGGCAGCGCAAGCTGCCGAGCGGCAATACATGGATTTTAGTCAGGAGGATTTGCGTTGA
- a CDS encoding TrbI/VirB10 family protein has product MTEGTEDLAARLAALEGSTGKAKANKRPAPLAAILGVVGIAAAGGLAWAALQPSAEAPMATAAPEEFQSSGPGFGDLAPISTPEPSQAPPADTGPSESELALMESLATLRAELEDLRARPAEAADSGAEQAIADLTAQIATLQEASAEAQRALERQLTERDRELDQLRMDLELARLAPPEPTSLGPSEEELRLAELERRRAAEAEARAERIASPMIAFSGMGAGADRENTLEAARLNADEAFVRSGAQPAQVTRAEVIANPSNTVVQGTMIQAVTETALDSTLPGAIRAIVSEDVHSFDGTRILIPRGARLIGRYRSDVALAQSRVMVAWDRIILPDNQTVQISAFGGDELGRTGTTGFVDTRFAQRFGSAALISLIGALPAAAAGQIDSEAAADVASDVGTDLRDSTQSVMQDYLAIRPVIHVDQGTRITVMVDRDLEIF; this is encoded by the coding sequence ATGACCGAAGGTACGGAAGACCTCGCCGCGCGCCTCGCGGCTCTCGAAGGTTCGACAGGCAAAGCGAAGGCAAACAAGCGGCCTGCACCGCTTGCCGCGATCCTTGGAGTCGTCGGCATCGCCGCAGCAGGTGGTCTGGCGTGGGCTGCCCTACAGCCGTCGGCAGAAGCACCAATGGCGACCGCCGCGCCGGAGGAGTTCCAGAGCAGCGGCCCCGGATTCGGAGATCTGGCGCCGATTTCTACCCCGGAGCCCAGCCAAGCCCCGCCTGCGGACACAGGTCCGAGCGAGTCTGAACTCGCGCTGATGGAAAGTCTTGCGACATTGAGAGCGGAACTCGAGGACCTGCGCGCAAGACCGGCCGAGGCCGCGGATAGCGGGGCGGAGCAGGCTATTGCGGACCTGACGGCGCAAATTGCCACCTTACAGGAAGCATCCGCCGAGGCTCAGCGTGCCCTCGAGCGGCAGCTGACCGAGCGGGACCGCGAATTGGATCAGCTCCGCATGGACTTGGAACTTGCACGGCTTGCACCACCAGAGCCGACCTCATTGGGACCAAGTGAAGAAGAATTGCGGCTGGCCGAACTCGAAAGGCGGCGCGCTGCTGAAGCTGAGGCCCGCGCAGAGCGTATCGCGTCTCCTATGATCGCATTCTCCGGGATGGGCGCGGGTGCGGATAGGGAGAACACGCTGGAAGCCGCACGTTTGAATGCAGATGAAGCCTTTGTTCGTTCGGGCGCACAACCTGCGCAGGTGACACGTGCCGAAGTGATCGCGAACCCATCGAACACGGTTGTTCAGGGCACCATGATTCAGGCTGTCACAGAGACGGCTCTCGACAGCACACTGCCCGGCGCGATCCGCGCCATCGTCTCGGAAGACGTCCATTCGTTCGATGGAACCCGTATCCTGATCCCGCGCGGCGCGCGGCTGATCGGGCGCTACCGCTCCGATGTCGCACTCGCCCAATCGCGCGTCATGGTGGCATGGGACCGGATCATCTTGCCCGACAATCAGACTGTGCAGATCAGCGCCTTCGGTGGAGACGAACTCGGCCGTACTGGCACCACCGGGTTTGTCGACACCCGTTTCGCGCAACGCTTCGGCTCCGCCGCGCTGATCTCCTTGATCGGCGCTCTGCCTGCGGCTGCAGCGGGTCAAATCGACAGCGAGGCGGCGGCCGATGTTGCGAGTGATGTCGGCACCGACCTGCGCGATAGCACGCAAAGCGTGATGCAGGACTATCTGGCGATCCGGCCAGTGATACATGTCGACCAGGGTACACGGATCACGGTCATGGTTGATCGTGACCTCGAGATTTTCTGA
- a CDS encoding type IV secretion system protein B4: MPRDGIADEIENAIDPLTALPAWVKGEKRLSMMLPYVSLVNDRTIRTRGNELMQCIRLEGVNSTTSEDGHLDRIGGLLAGIVAQVGTEFSFYLHKVSKAVDVTLPPVPGEGFAAAVDKRWHAHLGRASLRDKTLTLTVLKRPEASSRLPFGLGASRSRHAADTTRRLRKLDEVVGFLLSSFDELKPRPLAASTGELLGFLGSLNTGEESPLFPRSRLGVIAEDVANTRVTFRGTTIALSDGAVGDKLGAIFAVKNYPAKTDSLMLDELNLPVDMVVTHSFVPINANIMAGRIKRQLRLMQAANDGAVSLAQELELAQDDLESKRLIFGEHHMTVAVYARTQTALDDIAAEIRNISATSGINLISEAFGARAHFMAQHPGNTGARSRKAAITNHNFTDLATFHRTPLGKTGREVPWGVPITLFPTPERSGFRFNFHEQGAPDREPTGGHTLILGRPGSGKSVLAAFLMTMARRAGARVFVFDYRAGMEMAVRALGGSYSTVRAGRPTGLNPLQTEIDMRGQAWLADWLASLLERRDRPLTPVQTNRLQEVVRQNASAGHAGLRNWSDFASLLVSTDDEGDLFERMQEWTAEGRYGWIFGANAEDSFSIDGDVAGFDLTGILDSESERERMAVLSYLFRRVERVIEDRKPTIIVIDEAWKALDNAYFAERLSNWLVTARKQNAVVVMMTQYASQLERTRTGKTIVEAVPTQVLLPNIRASAADYAMLGLTEKELDVLLGVGSASRLALVRDDRGSVVIDADLSALGPLVTILGGMEKGEALVGADYRERPDFWRVT, from the coding sequence ATGCCCCGTGATGGAATTGCCGATGAGATTGAGAACGCCATCGATCCGCTGACCGCGCTACCCGCATGGGTCAAGGGCGAGAAGCGGCTCTCAATGATGCTGCCTTATGTGAGCCTCGTGAACGACCGAACGATCCGGACACGCGGCAACGAGCTGATGCAATGCATCCGGCTCGAGGGGGTGAACAGCACCACGAGCGAGGACGGGCATCTCGACCGGATCGGAGGGTTGCTGGCTGGCATCGTGGCGCAGGTCGGGACCGAGTTCTCATTCTACTTGCACAAGGTCTCGAAAGCGGTCGACGTGACCCTGCCGCCCGTTCCGGGCGAAGGGTTTGCGGCCGCCGTCGACAAACGATGGCACGCGCATCTCGGCCGCGCGAGTTTGCGCGACAAGACGCTGACTCTGACCGTGCTGAAGCGCCCCGAGGCGAGCAGCCGTCTGCCCTTCGGTCTGGGGGCGTCTCGCTCGCGACATGCGGCCGACACCACCCGCCGCTTGCGCAAGCTCGACGAGGTTGTGGGGTTTCTGCTGTCCTCCTTCGATGAGCTGAAGCCCCGCCCGCTGGCCGCAAGCACCGGCGAGCTTCTGGGCTTCCTCGGTTCACTCAACACGGGCGAGGAGTCCCCGCTTTTCCCCCGGTCGCGCCTCGGTGTGATCGCCGAGGACGTAGCCAATACGCGCGTCACCTTCCGCGGCACGACCATCGCACTCTCGGACGGTGCCGTCGGCGACAAGCTCGGGGCGATCTTTGCGGTGAAGAACTACCCGGCCAAGACCGATAGCCTGATGCTCGACGAGTTGAATCTGCCCGTCGACATGGTGGTCACGCACTCTTTTGTGCCGATCAACGCCAACATCATGGCGGGCCGGATCAAGCGGCAGCTGCGGCTAATGCAGGCCGCCAATGACGGAGCCGTCAGTCTCGCCCAGGAACTGGAACTCGCGCAGGACGATCTGGAATCCAAACGCCTGATCTTCGGCGAGCACCACATGACCGTGGCCGTCTATGCCCGCACCCAGACGGCGCTTGACGACATCGCGGCCGAAATCCGCAACATCTCCGCCACTTCCGGGATCAACCTGATCTCGGAAGCTTTCGGGGCGCGGGCGCATTTCATGGCGCAGCATCCCGGGAACACAGGGGCGCGCAGCCGCAAGGCCGCAATCACGAACCACAACTTCACCGATCTCGCCACCTTTCACCGCACCCCGCTCGGAAAGACAGGTCGGGAAGTCCCCTGGGGCGTGCCGATCACGCTCTTTCCGACACCCGAGCGCAGTGGTTTTCGCTTCAACTTCCACGAACAGGGCGCGCCGGATCGCGAGCCCACGGGAGGCCACACGCTGATCCTCGGCCGTCCCGGCTCCGGCAAATCCGTCCTGGCGGCTTTCCTGATGACCATGGCACGGCGGGCAGGTGCGCGGGTCTTCGTATTCGACTATCGCGCGGGCATGGAGATGGCCGTCCGCGCGCTCGGCGGCAGCTATTCGACCGTGCGGGCGGGGCGCCCCACGGGCCTCAATCCGCTCCAGACCGAGATCGACATGCGGGGCCAGGCATGGCTTGCTGATTGGCTCGCGAGCCTCTTGGAGCGGCGCGATCGACCGCTAACCCCGGTTCAGACCAACCGATTGCAGGAAGTCGTGCGCCAGAACGCGAGCGCAGGACATGCGGGCCTACGAAACTGGTCGGATTTCGCCTCGCTGCTGGTCTCGACCGATGACGAGGGCGATCTCTTCGAGCGTATGCAGGAATGGACGGCCGAGGGTCGCTACGGCTGGATCTTCGGGGCCAATGCCGAGGACAGTTTCAGCATCGATGGAGACGTCGCGGGCTTTGACCTCACCGGCATCCTCGATTCCGAGAGCGAGCGGGAACGCATGGCGGTCCTGTCCTACCTCTTCCGCCGGGTCGAGCGGGTGATCGAGGACCGCAAGCCCACCATCATCGTCATCGACGAGGCATGGAAAGCCCTCGACAACGCCTACTTTGCGGAGCGCCTCAGCAACTGGCTGGTGACCGCCCGCAAGCAGAACGCCGTCGTCGTGATGATGACGCAATATGCCAGCCAGCTCGAGCGCACGCGCACCGGCAAGACCATCGTGGAAGCGGTGCCGACGCAGGTGCTCTTGCCCAACATTCGTGCTTCCGCCGCTGACTACGCGATGCTCGGCCTGACCGAGAAAGAGCTCGACGTGCTTCTGGGCGTCGGCTCGGCCTCGCGGCTCGCGCTTGTACGCGACGACCGTGGTTCCGTCGTGATCGATGCCGATCTCAGCGCGCTCGGCCCGCTCGTGACCATCCTTGGCGGAATGGAGAAGGGCGAAGCGCTTGTCGGCGCCGATTATCGCGAACGTCCTGATTTCTGGAGAGTGACATGA
- a CDS encoding virB8 family protein, with protein sequence MTARELVEEELVYGALRREQLWRMIGISGAGFGVFGCLTAAAVALMVETPPPVVVPYDPATGMALPNATVETVSLAERPAVIEAQIYRYIFDRETYNQLDNDLRVRRVLAQSSGSAEASMRAMWTSGQDSYPPTRYGAAAEMAVEIASITLIGDNRAQVRLRKRLTSPQGVQDGSFTATLMFEFRPERTRAIDDVWQNPFGFTVTQYAIRSDRSE encoded by the coding sequence ATGACTGCGCGCGAGCTCGTGGAAGAGGAACTTGTCTACGGTGCCCTGCGCCGGGAACAGCTTTGGCGGATGATCGGCATTTCCGGGGCAGGCTTTGGCGTATTCGGCTGTTTGACGGCTGCGGCTGTCGCGCTGATGGTCGAGACGCCGCCTCCCGTGGTTGTGCCCTACGATCCCGCGACCGGGATGGCGCTCCCCAATGCCACGGTTGAAACCGTGTCGCTCGCCGAACGGCCTGCCGTGATCGAAGCGCAAATCTACCGCTACATTTTCGACCGCGAAACCTACAACCAGCTCGACAACGATCTTCGTGTCCGCCGTGTCCTGGCACAGTCTTCCGGATCGGCCGAGGCCAGCATGCGCGCGATGTGGACATCGGGGCAGGACAGCTATCCGCCGACGCGTTACGGGGCTGCGGCCGAGATGGCCGTTGAGATCGCATCGATCACCCTTATTGGCGATAACCGCGCCCAGGTGCGGCTCAGAAAGCGCCTGACCAGCCCTCAGGGGGTACAGGATGGATCGTTCACTGCCACGTTGATGTTCGAATTCCGGCCCGAGCGGACCCGAGCGATCGACGATGTTTGGCAAAACCCTTTCGGTTTCACCGTTACCCAATATGCCATCCGATCGGACCGTTCCGAATGA
- a CDS encoding ATPase, T2SS/T4P/T4SS family, whose product MAASYLEASLDRFGPEVLRDDTIEICINPDGQVWGEFQGDHFMRGLGSPLSQTEIKDLGNQIASAASTTLSTKKPIVSVSILYRDRPIRAQVIQPPAVEGGFSISLRFFSSLPLEKVKLGFLFGKERSLEGLRRERNAALRDVVRSGDIDAALRFCVENKLNMIVSGGTSTGKTVAARKILSLIPPEERIITIEEAAELRPEQPNAVTLIADRDTDARSADVLLASTLRMRPDRIVLGEVRGREAMTFLEAINTGHGGSLTTLHAETPQLAVRRLAIAALKTDVPMTYADMLDYIEGSIDVIIQAGRHEGARGITEFFLPGQTTDLNLDTVDGRGNKSPSVAAE is encoded by the coding sequence ATGGCTGCAAGTTATCTGGAAGCGTCGCTCGACCGTTTCGGCCCCGAGGTCCTGCGCGACGACACGATCGAGATCTGTATCAATCCCGACGGACAAGTCTGGGGCGAATTCCAGGGCGACCACTTCATGCGAGGTCTCGGCAGCCCGCTGAGCCAGACCGAGATCAAGGACCTCGGCAACCAGATCGCCTCCGCCGCCTCGACCACGCTCAGCACCAAGAAGCCTATCGTCTCGGTCTCGATCCTATATCGTGATCGCCCGATCCGCGCGCAGGTGATCCAGCCGCCGGCAGTCGAGGGCGGTTTCTCGATTTCTCTTAGGTTCTTCTCCTCCCTGCCGCTTGAGAAGGTCAAACTCGGATTCCTTTTCGGCAAGGAACGCAGCCTTGAGGGTCTGCGCCGGGAACGGAACGCCGCGCTTCGTGATGTGGTGAGGTCCGGCGACATCGACGCTGCGCTGCGGTTTTGCGTCGAGAACAAGCTCAACATGATCGTCTCGGGCGGTACATCTACCGGCAAGACGGTGGCGGCGCGCAAGATCCTTTCGCTGATCCCGCCCGAAGAGCGGATCATCACCATCGAGGAGGCGGCCGAGCTGCGCCCCGAGCAGCCCAATGCCGTGACGTTGATCGCGGACCGGGACACGGATGCCCGCAGTGCCGATGTGCTCTTGGCCTCAACGCTTCGCATGCGACCCGACCGGATTGTCCTAGGCGAAGTCCGCGGTCGCGAGGCGATGACGTTTCTCGAGGCAATCAACACCGGCCACGGTGGATCGCTGACCACGCTGCATGCCGAGACCCCACAACTTGCTGTTCGCCGCCTCGCCATCGCCGCCCTGAAAACCGATGTGCCGATGACCTATGCCGACATGCTCGATTATATCGAGGGCTCAATCGACGTGATCATTCAGGCAGGCCGCCATGAAGGCGCGCGCGGAATCACCGAGTTCTTTCTCCCGGGCCAAACCACTGATTTGAACCTCGACACGGTCGACGGCAGAGGCAACAAGAGCCCCTCCGTTGCCGCTGAGTAA
- a CDS encoding type IV secretion system protein VirB3: MADQSRVFIGLLRPPKLMGLPIMYAMVWLFGSTLLFLWVQSWVVAVFAGLAWPALWKAADWDPNFLDVLVITLQETPPTTNRKLHGGDSYAP, translated from the coding sequence ATGGCTGACCAGTCCCGCGTGTTCATCGGCCTTCTCAGGCCACCCAAGCTGATGGGCTTGCCGATCATGTACGCCATGGTCTGGCTCTTCGGCTCGACGCTTCTGTTCCTCTGGGTGCAGAGCTGGGTGGTGGCTGTTTTCGCGGGGCTGGCCTGGCCGGCGCTCTGGAAGGCCGCGGACTGGGATCCGAACTTCCTCGATGTCCTGGTGATCACCCTGCAGGAAACCCCGCCCACGACGAACCGCAAGCTGCATGGAGGCGACAGCTATGCCCCGTGA
- a CDS encoding type IV secretion system protein: MNLRLPRSLFAGSIALALALNVTGPVAAQGVPTVDTQNIAQEIRQLQQMLQDFGIQTDLLDNALEQLDMLQSQLDQLNEMYASLTGPRSILGLAMGGDLDTLLEANFEDIPGLIRGIQAGDWSALIGPNAGPMRTQMEQALASAGFDEDSLREIATSGNPGAEGVATRATTGAVMSAAAQNSHAEAEQSLERVERLVEMIPDMEDLKASMDHNTRVTAELAIAMTRMWELEAIQTLGAGNAGVVDAATVAEERRYMDFTLPDLEP, translated from the coding sequence TTGAACCTGCGCCTGCCCCGTTCCCTTTTCGCCGGTAGCATCGCTCTCGCGCTTGCCCTCAATGTTACCGGACCTGTCGCGGCACAGGGTGTGCCCACGGTGGACACTCAGAACATTGCCCAGGAAATCCGCCAGCTTCAGCAGATGCTGCAGGATTTCGGGATCCAGACCGATCTTCTGGACAATGCGTTGGAGCAACTGGACATGCTGCAAAGCCAACTCGATCAGCTGAACGAGATGTATGCCTCGCTCACCGGGCCGCGCAGCATCCTCGGACTTGCCATGGGCGGGGACCTCGATACCTTGCTTGAGGCCAACTTCGAAGACATCCCCGGCCTGATCCGAGGCATCCAGGCGGGCGATTGGAGCGCGCTCATCGGGCCCAATGCCGGGCCCATGCGCACGCAGATGGAACAGGCGCTGGCAAGCGCCGGGTTCGACGAGGATTCACTCCGCGAGATCGCCACCAGCGGCAATCCGGGCGCCGAAGGCGTGGCCACGCGGGCCACCACAGGTGCTGTGATGTCGGCGGCGGCGCAGAACAGCCACGCAGAGGCGGAACAGTCTCTCGAACGGGTGGAACGTCTGGTCGAGATGATCCCCGACATGGAGGATCTCAAAGCCTCGATGGATCATAACACACGCGTCACGGCGGAACTCGCCATCGCCATGACCCGGATGTGGGAGCTGGAAGCGATCCAAACCCTAGGCGCAGGCAATGCAGGCGTGGTCGACGCCGCCACGGTTGCCGAAGAACGCCGCTACATGGACTTCACCTTGCCGGATCTTGAGCCATGA
- a CDS encoding TrbG/VirB9 family P-type conjugative transfer protein yields MTRTPISALLAASILAFAGTTALAETTPRPGSHDNRVRVATWTEGQVYRVVTTLTRVTTVEFGEGETIRSIIAGDTVGFQFDGVPGGRAFAIKPTASGVATNITVYTNRRSYYFHVVEARETPHYVVQFRYPENRVQPTRAVAADAPNANYAVSAREEFTPTAIWDDGTFTYFRFARNAPVPAIFRYSNGRERAVNSQALSDGVIRVSGVNRQWVLRLGEEVICVQDAGQATS; encoded by the coding sequence ATGACTCGCACTCCAATCTCTGCGCTGCTGGCCGCCAGTATTCTCGCGTTCGCGGGAACGACTGCTTTGGCCGAAACTACGCCCCGTCCAGGTTCTCATGACAATCGCGTGCGCGTCGCGACCTGGACTGAAGGCCAGGTTTACCGTGTCGTCACGACTCTGACCCGCGTCACCACAGTCGAATTCGGTGAGGGTGAAACCATCCGCTCGATCATCGCCGGCGATACGGTCGGGTTTCAATTCGACGGTGTCCCGGGTGGCCGTGCCTTCGCCATCAAGCCGACAGCATCTGGCGTCGCCACCAACATCACCGTCTACACCAACCGCCGCTCCTACTACTTCCATGTCGTCGAAGCCCGGGAGACGCCGCATTATGTCGTGCAGTTCCGCTATCCTGAAAACCGCGTGCAACCCACCAGGGCGGTTGCGGCCGATGCGCCGAACGCGAACTATGCGGTCAGCGCCCGAGAAGAGTTCACGCCGACGGCCATCTGGGATGATGGTACCTTCACGTATTTCCGGTTTGCACGGAACGCGCCGGTGCCCGCCATCTTCCGATATTCGAACGGCAGGGAACGCGCGGTGAACAGCCAAGCCTTGAGTGACGGCGTCATCCGCGTGTCCGGCGTCAACCGGCAATGGGTCCTTCGCCTTGGCGAAGAGGTGATTTGCGTCCAGGACGCAGGACAGGCCACATCATGA
- a CDS encoding lytic transglycosylase domain-containing protein — MAASATPRLRSKAADRATALVVALGTGVCSAPPALADGFIFSVGPDGQLISSSQEANGRLFLFAEPRVPDATSETAIPARSAARATPEILHAIETTALRYAGHGALRRAGLSVTDWALLYRANIEVESAYNPAARSPVGAIGLGQLMPDTARDLGVDPHDIAQNLDGSARYLLMMLDQFGEGSLALAAYNAGPEAVTRHGGIPPFRETQGHVARVTAVFERLRGDLS, encoded by the coding sequence GTGGCCGCGAGCGCCACGCCGCGCCTCCGGTCAAAGGCAGCTGACCGCGCGACTGCGCTCGTCGTTGCTTTGGGTACAGGCGTTTGTTCCGCGCCCCCGGCCCTGGCCGACGGTTTCATCTTTTCGGTTGGCCCAGACGGCCAATTGATTTCCTCTTCTCAAGAGGCAAACGGGCGCCTTTTTCTCTTCGCAGAACCTCGCGTTCCTGACGCAACGAGCGAGACAGCGATCCCGGCTCGATCCGCCGCCCGCGCCACCCCAGAAATCCTCCATGCGATCGAGACCACGGCTCTGCGGTATGCCGGGCATGGTGCGCTGCGTCGCGCAGGGCTTTCAGTCACTGATTGGGCGCTCCTTTACCGGGCCAATATCGAAGTCGAGAGCGCATACAATCCGGCTGCACGTAGCCCTGTCGGTGCCATAGGCCTTGGCCAGCTTATGCCGGATACCGCCCGCGACCTCGGCGTGGACCCACATGACATTGCGCAGAACCTCGACGGATCAGCCCGCTACTTGCTGATGATGCTCGACCAGTTCGGTGAGGGTTCTCTGGCCCTTGCCGCGTACAACGCTGGCCCTGAGGCGGTCACACGCCACGGCGGCATCCCCCCTTTTCGAGAAACCCAAGGGCATGTGGCCCGTGTGACTGCCGTGTTTGAGCGGCTCAGAGGAGATCTTTCATGA
- a CDS encoding TrbC/VirB2 family protein has protein sequence MTSRKRQSVLRTRAIVALGATALIVLAGPALAQSIDLSPVQTLLQGIVDAITGPLGIVIGTLALIGVFLSWLFGILDFRQALWVVVAIAGIAAAPTIVAAIWTT, from the coding sequence ATGACATCGAGGAAACGTCAAAGCGTGCTCCGCACGCGGGCGATCGTCGCGCTCGGCGCGACGGCCCTTATCGTGCTGGCGGGTCCAGCGCTTGCGCAAAGCATCGACCTCTCGCCGGTACAGACCCTGCTTCAAGGCATTGTCGATGCGATCACCGGTCCCTTGGGCATCGTGATTGGCACGCTCGCACTGATCGGTGTGTTTCTTTCCTGGCTCTTTGGCATCCTCGACTTTCGTCAGGCGCTTTGGGTCGTGGTTGCAATCGCGGGCATCGCCGCAGCACCCACCATCGTCGCCGCCATCTGGACCACCTGA